Proteins encoded together in one Deltaproteobacteria bacterium window:
- a CDS encoding type IV secretory system conjugative DNA transfer family protein, giving the protein MRQRKALLIAALVAVAVVIVAGIYIVYYKQITAISSSSHLTNFKDLLGKRILKGIVIGLIAAIAIAVIVLKSTSNSLKKNKSSAGRPNRSRSNELGSGDLARLEHVRRWITKTGEQDTCLYVSDLKGADGILLKKGQLVIPREERNRHVLIIAKTGGGKTSKLILPVLYNDCMCPVRSTIVLDSKPEMWSKLAGMTAKYNPQKKILLFNPLDKLRSLSWNILAKVEDDTDAKLIANTLMMATDNPNSKADTPFFRNNALQLLNAMMVGLLRDPNERLSMPRVHELTHCGIKNLCDWLEARPEAIRNTRTFVELARNGSQNADTIMSELGMRLAAWDLSAIRSTTFMDELNLEDLIQHPSLFIIELRESELEMLRPMANVLVIEVLRFLTKRAEQMPKQTLPRPVGLVIDEFASALGRLPDIHVKLNTLRSRNVSIVAAIQSIAQIKSNYDKEADPVLAGFNTKILMPALDFQDSEWASKETGTMTVRFNVGSQGHNRRIIDTFASKNTGLQEQVQQRAVLTPDEIGRPVDNAATFFMPNTPVFQGHLIPFYKIPEMSKHLATSEQEGEFSLRQQPLESVDNDSAHESPLTTPDAAGKDDERTTSTNTAEIRSELESVKKKIGWSTTSTAAKDWWKSFEEANGDNLNMVLTLTKELQNREVKINDFFDALVKSGKNKIPEILAHMDARLLNSLKERVGWARASSSARQWWETFEKANESNVIPIIKLCRDLHKRDATIEEFFDTYASINTSSIDDVLLHIDVKRDEEEAERRRRAKNREREREVEPKRERPSDETREEQANRSISRDKDDIVDDWQTFADDEDTVLESDNGSERENFGEEEDNNIADDVDDGINGNYSMNSSTLSEEAETEDTDISSLSDYIEEDAYHNNAAMDEAIDQARFEEEDNEQTENRAEHLFAGEAAAKKLHLASYFEMGEHFLKQGLEKDFTALITMAKEDSLISKEDLEHLINLGTNYGLPKAS; this is encoded by the coding sequence ATGCGGCAACGAAAAGCCCTGTTGATAGCGGCCTTGGTGGCAGTAGCTGTAGTCATCGTAGCAGGTATATATATTGTTTATTATAAACAAATCACCGCTATTTCTAGCAGCAGCCACCTAACGAATTTTAAGGATTTGCTTGGCAAGCGAATTCTAAAGGGCATCGTAATTGGGCTAATAGCCGCTATCGCAATTGCTGTTATTGTTTTAAAATCCACTTCAAACAGCCTTAAGAAAAATAAAAGCAGCGCTGGTCGCCCGAACAGATCGCGGAGCAACGAGTTAGGCTCTGGCGACTTAGCTAGGTTGGAGCACGTAAGGCGCTGGATTACCAAGACCGGCGAACAGGACACTTGCCTCTACGTTAGCGATCTAAAAGGCGCTGACGGGATTCTCCTAAAGAAAGGCCAACTCGTCATACCGAGAGAGGAACGAAACCGCCATGTGCTAATTATTGCAAAAACTGGTGGCGGAAAAACCAGCAAACTAATCCTTCCCGTTTTATACAACGATTGCATGTGTCCCGTTCGCTCTACAATCGTTCTCGATTCCAAACCCGAAATGTGGTCAAAGCTAGCTGGCATGACAGCGAAGTATAATCCACAAAAAAAGATTCTTCTCTTTAATCCACTAGATAAGTTGAGAAGCCTCAGTTGGAATATCTTGGCTAAAGTCGAGGACGACACGGACGCCAAGCTAATTGCTAACACTTTAATGATGGCAACTGACAATCCAAACTCAAAAGCAGACACGCCATTTTTTAGAAACAATGCCCTGCAACTGCTTAACGCAATGATGGTGGGGCTCCTAAGAGATCCAAACGAGCGCCTTTCCATGCCTCGCGTCCACGAGTTGACTCATTGCGGAATAAAAAACCTTTGCGACTGGCTAGAAGCTCGTCCAGAGGCTATTAGAAACACTCGCACGTTTGTAGAACTTGCACGCAATGGCTCGCAAAATGCCGATACGATCATGTCTGAACTAGGCATGAGACTAGCGGCCTGGGACTTAAGTGCAATCCGCAGTACGACATTCATGGACGAGCTAAACCTCGAGGATCTCATACAACACCCTAGCCTATTTATTATCGAACTTCGCGAAAGTGAACTGGAAATGCTTCGCCCAATGGCAAACGTTCTTGTGATAGAAGTTTTACGATTCTTGACCAAACGAGCCGAACAAATGCCCAAGCAAACACTCCCGCGCCCTGTGGGCTTGGTAATCGACGAGTTTGCTAGCGCCTTGGGCCGATTGCCAGATATTCACGTAAAGCTTAACACCTTGCGGTCGCGCAATGTGAGCATAGTTGCTGCAATTCAATCAATAGCCCAAATTAAATCGAACTACGATAAAGAAGCCGACCCCGTTCTTGCCGGCTTTAACACTAAGATACTAATGCCAGCTCTCGACTTCCAGGACTCCGAATGGGCGTCTAAAGAAACCGGAACTATGACGGTGCGATTTAACGTCGGCTCTCAAGGGCATAATCGACGCATCATCGACACTTTTGCTAGCAAGAATACTGGCCTCCAAGAACAGGTCCAACAGCGCGCCGTATTAACACCTGATGAGATTGGACGCCCAGTCGATAATGCAGCGACGTTCTTCATGCCAAACACGCCAGTATTTCAGGGCCATCTAATACCGTTTTATAAAATCCCCGAAATGTCTAAACACCTTGCCACGAGTGAGCAAGAAGGCGAATTTTCCTTGCGACAGCAGCCACTAGAGTCTGTAGATAATGACTCTGCACATGAAAGTCCTCTCACAACGCCTGATGCTGCGGGGAAAGATGACGAACGCACCACTAGCACTAACACGGCTGAGATTCGCAGCGAATTGGAATCAGTTAAGAAAAAGATTGGCTGGTCAACCACCTCGACCGCGGCAAAGGATTGGTGGAAGTCATTTGAAGAAGCTAACGGCGACAATTTAAACATGGTGTTAACGCTAACTAAGGAACTGCAAAATAGAGAAGTAAAGATTAACGATTTCTTCGATGCCTTGGTAAAGAGCGGCAAAAACAAAATACCCGAAATTCTTGCACACATGGACGCTCGCCTGCTTAATTCCCTAAAGGAACGAGTGGGCTGGGCAAGGGCCAGTAGTTCAGCGAGACAGTGGTGGGAAACATTCGAGAAAGCTAACGAAAGCAACGTCATCCCCATAATTAAGCTCTGCCGCGATTTACATAAAAGAGATGCAACCATAGAAGAGTTTTTCGATACATATGCCAGTATCAACACTAGTTCGATTGATGATGTGTTGCTCCATATTGATGTAAAAAGGGACGAGGAAGAAGCCGAACGAAGGCGTCGTGCCAAAAACAGGGAACGAGAGCGAGAAGTTGAACCAAAACGAGAACGGCCTTCGGATGAGACACGTGAAGAGCAAGCTAATCGCTCTATCAGCAGGGATAAGGATGATATTGTTGACGATTGGCAGACATTCGCAGACGATGAAGACACTGTGCTTGAAAGCGATAATGGATCGGAGCGAGAAAATTTTGGGGAGGAAGAGGATAATAATATTGCCGACGACGTAGACGATGGTATTAACGGCAATTATTCTATGAATTCAAGCACTTTATCTGAAGAGGCCGAAACTGAAGATACAGACATCTCCTCCTTGAGCGATTATATAGAAGAAGACGCTTACCACAACAATGCTGCAATGGATGAAGCAATTGACCAGGCTAGATTCGAGGAAGAGGATAACGAACAAACTGAAAACAGGGCCGAGCATCTCTTTGCTGGCGAGGCTGCCGCCAAGAAACTGCACCTGGCATCCTACTTCGAGATGGGTGAACACTTTCTAAAACAGGGATTGGAAAAGGACTTTACCGCCTTAATTACTATGGCCAAAGAAGATTCGTTAATCAGCAAAGAGGATTTAGAGCACTTAATCAATTTAGGCACTAATTATGGCTTGCCTAAAGCATCTTAG
- a CDS encoding amidophosphoribosyltransferase has protein sequence MRYMAYVSEGFRDKCAVIGVSGHGEAAKYCYLGLYALQHRGQEGAGIVASHGGRFSVHRGTGLVADVFDEARLSKLLGSFAVGHTRYATFGGKDWQNLQPLVASSSRESVAVAHNGNLVNARELRLQLEDNGAIFSTTSDTEVILHLLAHVDRNKSFSERLALALRQVKGAYSLAILVGDDLYAVRDPHGVRPLVLGSMSSGYVVASETCAFDLIGATFVRDIEPGEIVKITPEGKLESSRFAAPDRAFCIFEYIYFARPDSNLEGRNVYLVRKNLGAELARESPAQADVVIPVPDSGVPAAMGYAEELGVPLEFGLIRNHYVGRTFIEPQQSIRDFGVKVKLNANTALLAGKRVVVVDDSIVRGTTSKKIVSMLRQAGAKEVHMRISSPPTTGPCHYGIDTPSRAELIASRNSVEEIAKYVGADSLSYLSIEGMYRAVGKNATSRHFCDACFSANYRLGEPAQESTKML, from the coding sequence ATGCGCTATATGGCTTATGTTTCGGAAGGTTTTCGCGACAAGTGTGCAGTAATTGGCGTAAGCGGACATGGGGAGGCTGCTAAATATTGTTATTTAGGGCTTTATGCCTTGCAGCATAGGGGGCAAGAGGGTGCAGGGATAGTGGCGAGCCATGGAGGGCGCTTTTCTGTGCACCGTGGGACTGGTCTGGTAGCGGATGTTTTTGACGAAGCTAGACTAAGCAAGCTTTTAGGTAGTTTCGCGGTTGGCCATACTCGTTATGCGACATTTGGGGGCAAGGATTGGCAGAATCTACAGCCCTTGGTCGCTAGTTCGAGTCGGGAGTCAGTTGCGGTTGCCCATAATGGAAATCTTGTGAATGCCCGAGAGTTGCGGCTACAGCTAGAAGATAATGGGGCTATATTTTCAACCACATCTGATACGGAAGTCATATTGCACCTGCTTGCCCATGTGGATCGCAATAAATCATTTAGCGAAAGGCTGGCGCTTGCACTTAGGCAGGTGAAAGGCGCGTACTCCTTAGCGATATTAGTAGGAGATGATCTATATGCGGTTCGAGACCCGCATGGCGTTAGGCCATTAGTGCTTGGAAGCATGAGTTCTGGCTATGTCGTAGCTTCGGAGACTTGCGCATTCGATCTAATTGGTGCAACTTTTGTGCGAGATATTGAGCCAGGTGAGATTGTGAAAATCACCCCTGAGGGCAAGTTAGAAAGTAGTCGTTTTGCAGCTCCGGATAGAGCCTTCTGTATATTTGAGTACATTTACTTCGCACGGCCAGATTCTAATCTCGAGGGGCGAAATGTCTACCTTGTGCGCAAGAACTTGGGCGCGGAGCTTGCGCGAGAAAGTCCGGCACAGGCGGACGTGGTAATTCCGGTGCCAGATTCAGGTGTGCCTGCGGCTATGGGCTATGCAGAAGAGCTAGGCGTGCCACTAGAGTTTGGATTGATTCGCAACCACTATGTAGGGCGAACCTTTATTGAGCCACAACAATCCATTCGCGATTTTGGCGTGAAGGTGAAATTGAATGCCAATACTGCGCTTTTAGCCGGCAAGAGAGTTGTCGTTGTAGATGATTCGATTGTTCGTGGAACGACTAGCAAAAAGATCGTTTCAATGTTGCGCCAAGCTGGGGCCAAGGAAGTGCACATGCGCATATCTTCCCCGCCTACAACAGGTCCCTGCCACTACGGGATAGACACGCCCTCGCGGGCGGAGCTAATAGCGTCGCGTAATAGCGTAGAAGAAATTGCTAAATACGTCGGTGCCGATTCACTTAGTTATCTAAGTATAGAGGGAATGTATCGTGCCGTTGGTAAGAACGCCACTAGTCGGCACTTTTGTGATGCATGTTTTAGCGCAAATTACCGACTTGGCGAGCCTGCGCAAGAGAGCACTAAGATGCTTTAG
- a CDS encoding M42 family metallopeptidase has protein sequence MKKNSFDFLVELLETPSVSGFETEIQKVIKKRVKSFADRVEVDVHGNLIAVVNPGGKFKVMLAGHCDQIGMMVTHIDEHGYLYFRQVGGIDPSVVPGSKVIIHTHGGPLVGVIGHKPVHLLTQAERGQKVELSKLWIDIGVSTSEEAKKLVTIGDPVTYALGVEKLQNHVIASPGLDDRVGAFVVMETLRLYAGAEKSKKDKDIAVYAVSTVQEELGLRGAKTSCYNIDPQVGIAVDVTHASDNPAVDAKEIGTVKLGEGPTIARGANINPILESLLRSVAKKKKLKYQPLGSPAATGTDANVMQISRSGVATALIGLPNRYMHTQVELVDLRDLEVASDLLSSTILEMRADQSFIPQ, from the coding sequence ATGAAAAAAAATTCTTTTGATTTTTTGGTTGAGCTTTTAGAGACACCTTCAGTCTCAGGATTTGAGACTGAAATTCAGAAAGTTATTAAGAAGCGGGTAAAGAGCTTCGCCGATCGCGTTGAGGTGGATGTTCATGGCAATTTAATTGCGGTTGTTAATCCCGGGGGTAAGTTTAAAGTGATGCTTGCCGGGCACTGTGATCAAATTGGGATGATGGTCACTCATATCGATGAGCACGGTTACCTTTATTTTCGTCAGGTTGGCGGGATAGATCCGTCTGTGGTTCCGGGCTCGAAGGTAATAATTCACACACACGGTGGGCCGCTCGTAGGAGTTATCGGTCATAAACCGGTTCATCTTTTAACCCAAGCTGAGCGTGGACAAAAGGTTGAATTGTCGAAGTTGTGGATAGATATAGGGGTTAGTACGAGCGAAGAGGCAAAAAAGCTAGTAACCATTGGCGATCCGGTAACGTATGCATTGGGAGTGGAGAAGCTACAAAATCACGTCATCGCCTCGCCAGGGCTTGACGATAGAGTGGGGGCGTTTGTGGTGATGGAAACGCTTAGGCTCTATGCTGGTGCAGAGAAATCCAAAAAGGACAAGGATATTGCGGTCTATGCGGTTAGCACTGTGCAGGAGGAGCTCGGCCTTCGCGGTGCTAAGACGTCTTGTTACAATATAGATCCCCAAGTAGGTATTGCAGTGGATGTGACCCATGCGTCAGATAACCCTGCGGTTGATGCTAAGGAAATAGGAACAGTTAAGTTGGGCGAAGGGCCGACAATAGCGCGCGGTGCTAACATAAACCCGATTCTCGAAAGTCTGTTGCGCAGTGTCGCCAAAAAGAAAAAACTCAAATACCAACCATTGGGCTCGCCGGCGGCTACTGGCACGGACGCAAATGTAATGCAGATATCGAGAAGTGGCGTAGCTACTGCCTTAATTGGACTCCCAAATCGCTATATGCACACTCAGGTAGAACTTGTCGATTTGCGCGACTTAGAAGTAGCATCCGATTTATTGTCTAGCACAATTTTAGAAATGCGAGCAGATCAGAGTTTTATTCCCCAATAG